A portion of the uncultured Bacteroides sp. genome contains these proteins:
- a CDS encoding RNA polymerase sigma-70 factor, with amino-acid sequence MEERTIVNSDEEDFKRFVTQYYPQLCAFATQYTDSLEVSEDIVQDVFLRFWESKKYLSVKSYLKSYIFSSVRNASIDYIRKNNVHTFTELEEASYLKEEEVNEENLLAQHEHLYELLKQLPPQEYEVLMAIVVHNKKYKEVGEEMNISVNTVKTHLSRALKFLRAHNINLRLLFLFY; translated from the coding sequence ATGGAAGAACGTACTATTGTAAATAGCGATGAAGAGGACTTTAAAAGGTTTGTGACTCAGTACTATCCGCAGCTATGTGCATTTGCGACACAATATACCGATTCCCTCGAAGTTTCAGAAGATATTGTGCAAGATGTCTTTCTCCGTTTTTGGGAAAGCAAAAAGTATCTTTCTGTCAAGAGCTATTTAAAATCATATATATTCAGTTCTGTTCGTAATGCCTCAATCGATTATATCCGAAAAAATAATGTTCATACATTCACTGAACTTGAAGAAGCTTCCTATCTAAAAGAAGAAGAGGTGAACGAAGAAAATCTGTTGGCACAACATGAGCATTTATATGAGCTATTAAAACAACTTCCTCCCCAAGAATATGAGGTTTTAATGGCCATAGTCGTCCACAACAAAAAGTACAAAGAAGTAGGAGAAGAAATGAATATCTCCGTCAACACAGTAAAGACTCATCTATCACGAGCTCTAAAGTTTTTAAGAGCCCACAACATAAACTTGCGCCTCCTTTTTCTATTTTACTAA
- a CDS encoding cation:proton antiporter has translation MLTSLAFIFLLGMFLGYFFMKLKLPGLLGMLLTGIILGPYVLNALEPSLLSVSVDLRQLALVIILTRAGLALDIKDLMKVGRPAVLMCFVPACFEIVGMMLVAPPLLHISLLDAAIMGSVVAAVSPAIIVPKMLNLMDQRYGTNKSIPQMIMAGGSVDDVFVIVMFTAFTGLALGGEISPISFLQIPVSIATGLVLGVFLGWCLTRYFKRYHMRDSVKVLILLSVSFLLVALERVLKGIVPISGLLAVMALGATLLKTYDALAVRLSGKFSKLWVGAEILLFVLVGATVNIEYALGAGLAAIAVILLALLFRMLGVFVCMIKTPLTTKERLFCMIAYLPKATVQAAIGSLPLAMGLPCGEIVLTVAVLAILITAPLGAFGIDMTYKKLLVQEERAS, from the coding sequence ATGTTAACAAGCTTAGCTTTTATCTTCCTACTTGGAATGTTTCTGGGATATTTCTTCATGAAATTAAAGCTTCCCGGATTATTGGGTATGCTGCTTACGGGCATCATACTGGGCCCTTATGTGCTCAATGCATTGGAGCCCTCTTTGCTCTCTGTCTCTGTTGATCTTCGCCAATTGGCCTTAGTCATTATACTTACCCGTGCCGGACTGGCTCTCGATATAAAAGATCTGATGAAGGTGGGTCGTCCTGCCGTGCTGATGTGTTTTGTGCCGGCATGTTTTGAGATAGTCGGCATGATGCTTGTTGCACCGCCATTACTTCACATCTCTCTGCTCGATGCTGCTATAATGGGTAGTGTGGTGGCGGCAGTTTCTCCTGCCATCATTGTGCCAAAGATGCTCAACCTGATGGACCAGAGATATGGCACGAACAAAAGTATTCCCCAGATGATTATGGCAGGTGGATCGGTAGATGACGTCTTTGTGATTGTGATGTTTACCGCATTTACCGGGTTGGCTCTGGGAGGAGAGATTTCTCCGATAAGTTTTTTGCAGATACCGGTTTCTATTGCAACGGGACTGGTGCTTGGCGTCTTCTTGGGTTGGTGTCTTACACGCTACTTCAAGCGTTATCACATGAGAGATTCGGTAAAAGTACTTATCCTGTTGAGCGTCTCTTTTCTGCTGGTAGCATTGGAGCGGGTATTGAAAGGCATTGTCCCTATATCCGGCTTGTTAGCAGTAATGGCTCTTGGAGCTACCCTGTTGAAAACGTATGATGCGTTGGCTGTCCGACTGTCGGGCAAGTTTTCCAAGCTGTGGGTGGGTGCGGAAATATTACTTTTTGTGCTAGTAGGTGCTACAGTTAACATTGAATATGCACTAGGTGCAGGATTGGCAGCTATTGCCGTGATCCTTCTTGCGCTACTGTTCAGAATGCTCGGCGTGTTTGTTTGCATGATTAAAACCCCGTTGACCACCAAGGAACGGCTGTTTTGCATGATCGCTTATTTGCCTAAAGCGACAGTACAAGCTGCTATCGGCTCGTTGCCTTTGGCAATGGGCTTACCCTGTGGTGAGATTGTGCTAACCGTTGCCGTGCTGGCCATCCTGATAACCGCTCCTTTAGGTGCCTTTGGCATTGATATGACGTATAAGAAGCTACTTGTACAAGAAGAGCGTGCTTCCTAG
- the eno gene encoding phosphopyruvate hydratase, giving the protein MKIEKITGREILDSRGNPTVEVDVVLESGIVGRASVPSGASTGEHEALELRDGDKHRYGGKGVQKAVENINKVIAPHLVGMSALDQVGVDHMMLALDGTPTKSKLGANAILGVSLAVAKAAANYLDLPLYRYIGGVNTCVLPVPMMNIINGGSHSDAPIAFQEFMIRPIGAKSFKEALRMGAEVFHALKKVLKDRGLSTAVGDEGGFAPTLEGTEDALNSILTAIKAAGYEPKKDVTIGLDCAASEFYRDGVYDYTKFEGEKGVKRTADEQVDFLEYLINEFPIDSIEDGMNENDWDGWKKLTDRIGGRCQLVGDDLFVTNVDFLSKGIEQGCANSILIKVNQIGSLTETLNAIDMAHRHGYTTVTSHRSGETEDATIADIAVATNSGQIKTGSLSRSDRMAKYNQLLRIEEELGDRAIYGYKRIKK; this is encoded by the coding sequence ATGAAAATAGAAAAGATTACAGGAAGAGAAATCCTCGATTCGAGAGGTAACCCTACAGTAGAAGTAGACGTAGTATTGGAATCGGGTATAGTAGGCAGAGCTTCTGTTCCATCAGGAGCCTCAACCGGAGAGCACGAAGCTTTGGAACTTCGCGATGGCGACAAACACCGCTACGGAGGCAAAGGCGTGCAAAAAGCAGTGGAGAACATCAACAAAGTGATTGCTCCTCACCTTGTAGGCATGTCAGCTCTCGACCAAGTAGGCGTAGACCACATGATGCTAGCCCTTGACGGTACTCCTACAAAATCAAAATTGGGTGCTAATGCCATTCTCGGAGTTTCACTTGCTGTTGCCAAAGCTGCGGCAAACTACCTGGATCTGCCTCTTTATAGATATATTGGTGGCGTAAATACATGTGTGTTGCCTGTTCCGATGATGAACATCATCAACGGTGGTTCACATAGCGACGCTCCTATTGCTTTTCAAGAATTCATGATTCGCCCCATTGGCGCAAAATCATTCAAAGAAGCATTACGTATGGGTGCTGAAGTATTCCATGCACTCAAAAAAGTACTCAAAGACCGTGGCCTGAGCACAGCTGTAGGCGATGAAGGTGGTTTTGCTCCTACTCTGGAAGGTACTGAAGATGCTCTTAACTCTATCTTGACTGCTATCAAAGCTGCAGGATACGAACCAAAGAAAGATGTTACTATCGGCTTGGACTGCGCTGCTTCTGAGTTCTACAGAGACGGGGTATATGACTATACCAAGTTTGAAGGTGAAAAGGGAGTGAAGAGAACTGCCGACGAGCAAGTTGACTTCTTGGAATATTTGATTAACGAATTCCCTATCGATTCTATCGAAGACGGTATGAACGAAAACGACTGGGATGGCTGGAAAAAGTTGACAGACCGTATTGGCGGACGTTGCCAATTGGTAGGTGATGACTTGTTTGTTACCAACGTAGACTTCTTATCAAAAGGTATCGAACAAGGTTGTGCTAACTCTATCCTGATTAAAGTAAATCAGATTGGTTCGCTAACAGAAACGTTGAACGCTATCGACATGGCACACCGCCACGGATACACAACAGTTACTTCACACCGTTCGGGCGAAACAGAAGATGCAACTATTGCCGACATTGCTGTAGCTACCAACAGCGGACAAATCAAGACCGGTTCTTTGAGCCGCTCCGACCGCATGGCTAAGTACAACCAATTGCTGCGCATTGAAGAAGAATTGGGCGATCGTGCTATATACGGGTACAAACGCATCAAAAAATAG
- a CDS encoding FecR domain-containing protein: MATPEIVYLLQKYKDHSLTTEEFNILKRWVLESEENKLYMANFIRFYKIEERWEAYNKANPQKAWKSILAKYHHKKRIRRQRMFAVAACTILFVIIGGVYKYTTNDDQTTSYAAIYPRQNKKVVLTLANGQKKMLENGGELICESTKSAAPEQQYNTISTQVGGNFKLILPDKSIVWLNSNTTLRYPVKFAKDRHVILSGEAFFDVQKTGYPFSVEVNENKIRVLGTQFDVSAYNGKAMLTTLVRGKVEVSNRNSKQILHPNQQASIAEATQDIVVKEVNTTIYTSWIQGVFEFESTPLTIIMEQLAQWYDVDVTYQNEQVGKILFTGSLYRDRSLDYTLQIIQDISDVKFRNEKGKLCVYR; encoded by the coding sequence ATGGCGACACCTGAAATCGTTTATTTACTGCAAAAGTATAAGGATCATTCGCTCACAACTGAAGAATTCAACATTCTGAAGAGATGGGTTTTGGAGTCTGAAGAAAACAAGTTGTACATGGCTAACTTTATCCGTTTCTATAAAATAGAGGAGAGATGGGAAGCTTACAACAAGGCCAATCCTCAAAAAGCATGGAAGAGTATACTTGCTAAATATCACCACAAGAAGAGAATACGTCGACAACGTATGTTTGCTGTAGCCGCCTGCACCATTCTATTTGTAATAATAGGAGGTGTGTACAAATATACCACTAATGATGACCAAACAACATCGTACGCAGCTATCTACCCACGACAAAACAAGAAAGTGGTACTTACACTCGCGAATGGGCAAAAGAAGATGCTGGAAAACGGAGGTGAGTTGATCTGCGAGAGTACGAAAAGCGCTGCACCTGAACAACAATATAACACTATTAGCACACAGGTAGGAGGTAATTTCAAATTAATACTTCCCGACAAGAGTATCGTATGGCTTAATTCCAATACGACGCTTCGCTATCCTGTAAAATTCGCAAAAGATCGTCACGTGATTCTTTCAGGAGAAGCTTTCTTCGATGTACAGAAAACCGGGTATCCTTTCTCTGTTGAAGTAAACGAGAATAAGATTAGAGTATTAGGTACTCAATTTGATGTTTCGGCTTATAACGGAAAAGCGATGTTAACAACATTAGTCAGAGGAAAAGTCGAAGTCTCCAATAGAAATAGCAAACAAATCCTTCATCCTAATCAACAAGCAAGCATCGCTGAGGCCACGCAAGATATAGTAGTAAAAGAGGTAAATACAACAATCTATACTTCATGGATTCAAGGAGTTTTTGAATTCGAAAGTACCCCCTTAACCATCATCATGGAACAATTGGCTCAGTGGTATGACGTTGATGTTACTTACCAGAATGAGCAAGTAGGTAAAATTCTCTTTACCGGGAGCTTATACCGGGATCGCTCACTAGACTACACATTACAGATCATTCAAGATATTTCAGACGTAAAGTTCCGCAATGAAAAGGGGAAACTATGCGTATACCGATAA
- a CDS encoding tetratricopeptide repeat protein, whose amino-acid sequence MKPYKLLSISFCLLCLCSCKDHYAPRILTVVDSLTYVNPDSAIILFGQLESSIAKEPEATQMYYQLLIIKAEDKACITHTSDSLIKQVLNYYEDEKDKEHLPEAYYYAGRVYIDLGDVPQALAYLQKAIKVSKGSTNYRLVSMAYNQIGVLYLYQRIYDKALDVFKGAYQYTTLSGDSTLIVYNLRNIGRAYTQLNNVDSTSYYYKRAGQIAEKINDPHLVSTVNQEIVGFYRHLGKYGKAFEILKAAHRPKSDPASYYTVLANLYYEVGKIDSAQYYYTQLLSTGNSYDNKGGYYYDQQGGYKGLSKIAHQQGRLAEALGYMDKYLAYTDSLQKANDEEGVRKVNALYNYQLREKENHRLEEIAQKQKIWIVLLSASIVIILIIIFAVGIIYRQRKKQRKIQAERQQEKLKEIVDEQYRSSRQFIAENEKRIEKLKEKLQNTESQKDELEKNLQEGEKELLELINRQIETKQKIQALSETAFRESQIYKDFYHIAGMANAENISEKQKITPKDWEELIVVINRTYNNFTGRLQTLYPSISEHELRICMLIKIAIPPVGIAKLTAHSKQAITSSRKKLYEKTHNQPGTPDLWDNFIQNF is encoded by the coding sequence ATGAAACCGTATAAACTGCTTTCCATTAGTTTTTGTCTACTGTGCCTCTGTTCTTGTAAAGATCACTATGCTCCCCGCATCCTGACTGTAGTAGACAGTCTTACCTATGTCAATCCGGACAGTGCAATCATACTATTTGGGCAACTGGAGAGCAGTATCGCCAAAGAACCGGAGGCAACACAAATGTATTACCAATTACTAATCATAAAAGCAGAGGACAAGGCATGCATTACTCATACTTCGGATAGCCTCATCAAGCAGGTGTTGAATTATTATGAGGATGAAAAGGATAAGGAGCACTTACCGGAAGCATATTATTATGCAGGGCGGGTGTATATTGATTTGGGTGATGTACCACAAGCACTGGCTTACTTGCAAAAGGCGATAAAAGTTTCAAAAGGAAGTACAAACTATCGGCTTGTCAGTATGGCGTATAATCAAATTGGTGTGTTATATCTATACCAGCGTATTTATGACAAAGCGCTCGATGTTTTCAAAGGAGCCTATCAATATACAACACTATCCGGGGATAGCACTCTCATTGTTTATAATTTGCGCAACATAGGCAGAGCGTACACCCAATTGAACAATGTTGACAGTACTTCCTATTATTATAAGAGGGCAGGGCAAATAGCCGAAAAAATTAACGACCCACATTTAGTTAGTACCGTTAATCAAGAAATTGTTGGCTTTTATAGACATTTGGGTAAGTATGGGAAAGCATTTGAGATTTTGAAAGCTGCTCATAGACCAAAGAGCGATCCGGCATCTTACTATACTGTTCTTGCTAATTTATATTATGAAGTGGGCAAAATAGACTCGGCACAGTACTACTATACTCAATTGCTTTCTACCGGCAACTCTTACGATAATAAAGGTGGCTATTATTACGACCAACAGGGCGGTTATAAAGGATTAAGCAAAATAGCCCACCAACAGGGGAGGCTTGCGGAAGCACTTGGCTATATGGACAAATATCTTGCCTATACAGATAGCTTGCAAAAAGCAAATGATGAAGAAGGTGTTCGAAAAGTGAATGCTTTGTATAATTATCAGCTTCGGGAAAAAGAAAATCATCGCCTTGAAGAAATTGCCCAAAAGCAGAAAATATGGATTGTGCTTCTTTCAGCAAGTATCGTTATCATCCTAATAATCATCTTTGCAGTCGGCATTATCTATCGGCAGCGAAAAAAACAAAGAAAGATACAGGCAGAGCGGCAGCAAGAAAAATTGAAAGAAATTGTGGATGAACAATATCGTAGTAGCCGGCAATTTATTGCTGAAAACGAGAAGCGCATAGAGAAGTTAAAAGAAAAATTGCAAAATACCGAAAGCCAAAAAGATGAATTGGAAAAGAATCTGCAAGAAGGGGAAAAAGAGTTGCTTGAACTGATCAATAGACAGATAGAAACGAAACAAAAAATACAGGCTTTATCAGAAACAGCGTTCAGGGAGTCGCAAATATACAAAGACTTTTATCACATCGCAGGAATGGCCAATGCTGAAAATATTTCTGAAAAACAAAAGATTACCCCCAAAGACTGGGAAGAATTGATTGTAGTCATAAATCGAACCTATAATAATTTTACCGGACGCTTGCAAACTCTTTATCCAAGTATTAGTGAACATGAATTACGTATCTGCATGTTAATAAAGATCGCTATTCCTCCTGTGGGCATTGCCAAGTTGACTGCTCATTCCAAGCAAGCCATCACTTCTTCTCGCAAGAAACTATACGAAAAGACTCATAATCAGCCTGGTACGCCAGATTTATGGGATAACTTCATACAGAACTTCTAA